The proteins below come from a single Ictalurus furcatus strain D&B chromosome 15, Billie_1.0, whole genome shotgun sequence genomic window:
- the LOC128619813 gene encoding suppressor of cytokine signaling 2-like isoform X2 yields MGHTQCISKSAESEAFVAQSGSWRLDELCIDLSGTPAINPDLIPEKLDPGVRVQAHRLEPDLVDPAEEVQRLKDAMTHLQESGWYWGSITAAEAKELLSKTLEGSFLVRDSSSPHYHLTLSVKTELGPTHLRIEYMNGQFGFDSVVMARPHLRQFKGAVELVQYYTLAYRRQAALRELGTDRHTRPTAMAENTLKLKLNKPLYKAPPSLQHLCRIVINQHSRDHRHLPLPEMLKEILREYPFVL; encoded by the exons ATGGggcacacacagtgcatctcCAAGTCAGCAGAGAGCGAAGCGTTTGTGGCCCAGAGTGGAAGCTGGAGGCTCGATGAGCTTTGTATTGACCTGTCTGGGACTCCTGCGATCAACCCAGACCTCATTCCTGAAAAACTTGACCCCGGAGTACGAGTACAGGCGCACAGGCTGGAGCCGGACCTAGTGGATCCAGCTGAGGAAGTCCAGAGATTAAAGGATGCTATGACACACCTTCAAGAGTCGG GCTGGTACTGGGGCTCGATAACTGCAGCTGAGGCTAAGGAGCTTCTGAGCAAGACTCTGGAGGGTTCCTTCCTCGTGAGAGACAGTTCGAGCCCGCATTACCACCTCACCCTGTCCGTGAAAACCGAGCTCGGCCCTACGCACCTGCGCATCGAGTACATGAACGGTCAGTTCGGCTTCGACTCTGTAGTGATGGCTCGGCCTCATCTCCGGCAGTTTAAAGGAGCGGTGGAATTGGTGCAGTATTACACTCTGGCCTATCGCAGGCAGGCGGCTCTCCGGGAGCTCGGCACGGATCGCCATACACGTCCGACTGCAATGGCGGAGAACACGCTGAAGCTCAAACTCAACAAACCGCTATACAAGGCTCCGCCCAGTTTACAGCACCTGTGCCGTATAGTTATAAACCAACATTCTCGTGATCACAGACATTTACCTTTGCCCGAAATGTTGAAGGAAATCCTGCGGGAATATCCGTTCGTACTCTAG
- the LOC128619813 gene encoding suppressor of cytokine signaling 2-like isoform X1, translating into MLIFSAFINRCRFWMGHTQCISKSAESEAFVAQSGSWRLDELCIDLSGTPAINPDLIPEKLDPGVRVQAHRLEPDLVDPAEEVQRLKDAMTHLQESGWYWGSITAAEAKELLSKTLEGSFLVRDSSSPHYHLTLSVKTELGPTHLRIEYMNGQFGFDSVVMARPHLRQFKGAVELVQYYTLAYRRQAALRELGTDRHTRPTAMAENTLKLKLNKPLYKAPPSLQHLCRIVINQHSRDHRHLPLPEMLKEILREYPFVL; encoded by the exons ATGCTCATATTTTCTGCTTTTATAAACCGCTGCAGATTTTGGATGGggcacacacagtgcatctcCAAGTCAGCAGAGAGCGAAGCGTTTGTGGCCCAGAGTGGAAGCTGGAGGCTCGATGAGCTTTGTATTGACCTGTCTGGGACTCCTGCGATCAACCCAGACCTCATTCCTGAAAAACTTGACCCCGGAGTACGAGTACAGGCGCACAGGCTGGAGCCGGACCTAGTGGATCCAGCTGAGGAAGTCCAGAGATTAAAGGATGCTATGACACACCTTCAAGAGTCGG GCTGGTACTGGGGCTCGATAACTGCAGCTGAGGCTAAGGAGCTTCTGAGCAAGACTCTGGAGGGTTCCTTCCTCGTGAGAGACAGTTCGAGCCCGCATTACCACCTCACCCTGTCCGTGAAAACCGAGCTCGGCCCTACGCACCTGCGCATCGAGTACATGAACGGTCAGTTCGGCTTCGACTCTGTAGTGATGGCTCGGCCTCATCTCCGGCAGTTTAAAGGAGCGGTGGAATTGGTGCAGTATTACACTCTGGCCTATCGCAGGCAGGCGGCTCTCCGGGAGCTCGGCACGGATCGCCATACACGTCCGACTGCAATGGCGGAGAACACGCTGAAGCTCAAACTCAACAAACCGCTATACAAGGCTCCGCCCAGTTTACAGCACCTGTGCCGTATAGTTATAAACCAACATTCTCGTGATCACAGACATTTACCTTTGCCCGAAATGTTGAAGGAAATCCTGCGGGAATATCCGTTCGTACTCTAG
- the LOC128619127 gene encoding structural maintenance of chromosomes protein 1A, with protein sequence MGYLKLIEIENFKSYKGRQIIGPFHKFTAIIGPNGSGKSNLMDAISFVLAEKTSNLRVKTLKDLIHGAPVGKPAANRAFVSMVYQEDNGEERSFTRVIIGSSSEYRINSKVVGLPEYSEELEKLGILIKARNFLVFQGAVESIAMKNPKERTALFEEISRSGELAQEYDRRKKEMVKAEEDTQFNYHRKKNIAAERKEAKQEKEEAERYQRLKDEVVRANVQLQLFKLYHNECEIEKLNRELAQRNKEIDKDRKRMDRVEEELKEKKKELGRMMRDQQTVEKEIKEKDAELNQKRPQYIKAKENTAHKIKKLEAARKSLQNAQKCYKKRKADMDELEREQRAVETARQEFEERMEEEAQSQGQDLQLEENQVKAYHRLKEEASKRAATLAQELEKFNRDQKADQDRLDLEERKKVETEAKIKQKIREIEENQKRIEKLEDYITTSRQSLDEQKRMEEELTEEVEQAKRRIDEINMELNQVMEQLGDARIDRQENSRQQRKAEIMESIKRLYPGSVYGRLIDLCQPTQKKYQIAVTKVLGKNMDAIIVDSEKTGRDCIQYIKEQRGEPETFLPLDYLEVKPTDEKLRELRGAKLVIDVIRYEPPQIKKALQYACGNALVCENVEDARRIAFGGPYRHKTVALDGTLFQKSGVISGGASDLKAKARRWDEKAVDKLKDRKEKLTDELKEQMKAKRKEAELRQVQSQAHGLQMRLKYSQSDLEQTKTRHLSLNMQEKSKLESELANFGPRINDIKRIIQSREREMKELKDRMNLVEDEVFLEFCKEIGVRNIREFEEEKVKRQNEIAKKRLEFETQKTRLAIQLDYEKNQLKEDQEKVIMWEQTVKKDESEIERLKKEEQRHMKIIDETMAQLQDLKNQHLTKKSEVNDKNHEMEEIRKKLGGANKELTQLQKEVTAIETKLEQKRSDRHNLLQACKMQDIKLPLRSGTMDDISQEEGSSQEESLSSSQKTSSTVLAKEALIEIDYSSLSEDLKDSLSEDEIKGEMNTLQQRLNEQQSILQRISAPNMKAMEKLESVRDKFQETSDEFEAARKRAKKAKQAFEQIKKERFDRFNACFESVATNIDEIYKALSRNSSAQAFLGPENPEEPYLDGINYNCVAPGKRFRPMDNLSGGEKTVAALALLFAIHSYKPAPFFVLDEIDAALDNTNIGKVANYIKDQSVQNFQAIVISLKEEFYTKADSLIGVYPEQGDCVISKVLTFDLSQYPDANPNPNE encoded by the exons ATGGGTTATTTAAAGTTAATCGAGATAGAAAATTTCAAATCGTACAAAGGAAGACAGATAATCGGGCCTTTTCACAAGTTTACTGCGATTATTGGACCGAATGGATCAG ggAAGTCGAACCTCATGGACGCCATCAGCTTTGTGCTGGCGGAGAAAACCAGCAACCTGCGTGTGAAAACGCTGAAAGATCTGATTCACGGCGCCCCGGTGGGGAAACCCGCGGCTAACCGGGCCTTCGTTAGCATGGTGTACCAGGAGGACAACGGCGAAGAGCGCTCCTTCACCAGAGTCATCATCG gATCCTCGTCGGAGTACCGCATTAATAGTAAAGTCGTGGGGTTGCCCGAGTACAGTGAGGAGCTGGAGAAACTCGGAATTCTCATCAAAGCCAGGAACTTCCTGGTCTTTCAG GGTGCAGTGGAGTCCATCGCCATGAAGAACCCTAAGGAGCGAACAGCCCTGTTCGAGGAGATCTCTCGCTCCGGTGAGCTGGCTCAGGAGTACGACCGGCGCAAGAAGGAGATGGTGAAGGCTGAGGAGGACACGCAGTTCAACTACCACCGCAAGAAGAACATCGCAGCTGAGCGCAAAGAGGCCAAGCAGGAGAAAGAAGAG GCCGAGCGCTACCAGAGGCTAAAGGACGAAGTCGTGCGTGCGAACGTCCAGCTACAGCTCTTCAAGCTCTACCACAACGAGTGCGAGATAGAGAAACTGAACCGCGAGCTGGCGCAGCGCAACAAAGAGATCGACAAAGACCGCAAGCGCATGGACCGTGTGGAGGAGGAgctgaaggagaagaagaaggagctCGGCCGGATGATGAGGGATCAGCAGACCGTCGAGAAAGAGATCAA AGAAAAGGACGCAGAGCTAAACCAGAAAAGGCCGCAGTACATCAAGGCGAAAGAAAACACGGCTCACAAGATCAAGAAGCTGGAGGCTGCACGGAAATCCCTGCAGAACGCCCAGAAGTGCTACAAGAAGCGCAAGGCGGATATGGACGAGCTGGAGCGCGAGCAGAGAGCCGTGGAGACGGCCAGGCAGGAGTTCGAGGAGCGCATGGAGGAGGAGGCGCAGAGCCAGGGCCAGGACCTGCAGCTCGAAGAGAACCAG GTTAAAGCGTATCACCGTCTGAAAGAAGAGGCTAGCAAGCGAGCCGCTACTCTGGCCCAGGAGTTGGAGAAGTTTAACCGCGATCAGAAAGCTGACCAGGACCGCCTAGACctggaggagaggaagaaagtGGAGACGGAG GCTAAGATCAAGCAGAAGATCCGAGAGATCGAGGAGAACCAGAAGCGTATCGAGAAGCTCGAGGATTACATCACTACCAGCAG ACAGTCTCTAGATGAACAGAAGAGGATGGAGGAGGAGCTCACAGAGGAGGTGGAGCAAGCCAAGAGGAGGATCGATGAGATTAATATGGAGCTTAACCAG GTGATGGAGCAGCTCGGTGACGCTCGTATAGACCGACAGGAGAACAGCAGGCAGCAGCGCAAAGCCGAGATCATGGAGAGCATCAAGAGACTCTATCCCGGATCAGTG taTGGAAGGCTCATAGACCTGTGCCAGCCCACTCAGAAAAAGTACCAGATCGCCGTAACCAAAGTTCTGGGCAAAAACATGGACGCCATCATCGTGGACTCGGAGAAGACCGGACGTGACTGCATCCAGTACATCAAAGAGCAGAGAGGAGAACCTGAAACCTTCTTACCTCTGGACTATCTCGAG GTCAAACCCACGGACGAGAAGCTGCGTGAGCTGCGCGGTGCCAAGCTGGTGATCGACGTCATTCGCTACGAGCCTCCACAGATCAAGAAAGCTCTGCAGTACGCCTGCGGGAACGCGCTCGTGTGCGAGAACGTAGAGGACGCCCGCCGGATCGCTTTCGGAGGACCGTACAGGCACAAG ACCGTGGCTCTAGACGGAACACTGTTCCAGAAGTCCGGTGTGATCTCTGGAGGCGCGAGTGACCTGAAGGCCAAAGCTCGCCGCTGGGACGAAAAAGCCGTGGACAAGCTGAAGGACAGGAAGGAAAAACTCACCGACGAGCTCAAG GAGCAAATGAAGGCGAAAAGAAAGGAGGCGGAGCTTCGTCAGGTGCAGTCTCAGGCTCACGGGCTGCAGATGAGGCTGAAGTACTCTCAGAGCGATCTCGAGCAGACCAAAACTCGCCATCTGTCCTTAAATATGCAG gaaaAATCCAAGCTAGAGAGCGAGCTGGCCAACTTTGGGCCCCGTATCAACGACATCAAGAGGATCATCCAATCAcgtgagagagaaatgaaggaGCTCAAAGACCGCATGAACTTG gtGGAGGACGAAGTGTTCTTGGAGTTCTGCAAGGAGATCGGAGTGAGGAACATCCGTGAGTTTGAGGAGGAGAAAGTGAAACGGCAGAATGAGATCGCAAAGAAGCG CTTGGAGTTTGAGACCCAGAAGACTCGCCTAGCGATCCAGCTGGATTACGAGAAGAACCAGCTGAAGGAGGACCAGGAGAAGGTCATCATGTGGGAGCAGACGGTGAAGAAGGACGAGAGCGAGATCGAAAGACTAAAGAAG GAAGAGCAGAGGCACATGAAGATCATCGATGAGACCATGGCTCAGCTTCAGGACTTGAAGAATCAGCACCTCACCAAGAAGTCGGAGGTCAACGACAAAAACCACGAAATGGAAGAAATCCGTAAGAAACTCGGTGGAGCCAACaa AGAGCTGACGCAGCTTCAGAAGGAGGTCACGGCCATTGAGACGAAGCTGGAGCAGAAGCGCAGCGACAGACACAACCTGCTGCAGGCCTGTAAAATGCAGGACATCAAACTTCCTCTCAGATCAGGAACCATGGACGACATCAGCCAGGAGGAG GGAAGTTCTCAGGAAGAAAGTCTGAGCAGCAGCCAGAAAACATCCAGCACCGTTTTAGCCAAAGAGGCTCTCATCGAGATCGACTACAGCAGCCTGTCTGAAGACCTGAAg GACTCTCTGTCGGAGGATGAGATCAAAGGCGAGATGAACACCCTTCAGCAGAGGCTTAACGAGCAGCAGAGCATCCTCCAGAGGATCAGCGCTCCCAACATGAAGGCCATGGAGAAGCTGGAGAGCGTCCGAGACAAATTCCAGGAGACGAGTGACG AATTCGAAGCCGCTAGGAAGAGAGCAAAGAAAGCCAAGCAGGCTTTCGAGCAGATCAAGAAGGAGCGGTTCGATCGCTTCAACGCCTGCTTCGAGTCCGTCGCCACCAACATCGACGAGATCTACAAAGCACTCTCGCGCAACAGCAGCGCTCAG GCTTTCCTCggaccggagaacccggaggagcCGTACCTGGACGGGATCAACTATAACTGCGTGGCTCCTGGGAAACGTTTCAGACCCATGGATAATTtatcaggaggagagaagaccGTCGCCGCTCTCGCTTTACTCTTCGCCATTCACAG CTATAAACCTGCTCCTTTCTTCGTGCTCGACGAAATCGACGCGGCTCTGGACAACACCAACATCGGCAAG GTCGCTAACTACATTAAAGACCAGTCCGTCCAGAACTTCCAAGCCATCGTCATCTCGCTGAAGGAGGAGTTTTACACCAAGGCTGACTCGCTCATCGGCGTGTATCCCGAG CAAGGAGACTGCGTGATCAGTAAGgtcctgacctttgacctctccCAGTATCCAGACgcaaaccctaaccctaacgaGTAA